A portion of the Segatella copri DSM 18205 genome contains these proteins:
- a CDS encoding sugar MFS transporter: protein MNMLTEQQTDTNQTTDRKYLVPFILITSLFFLWGFARAILDVLNKHFQNALHISITHSALIQVTTYLGYFLMAIPAGFFINRYGYRRGVVFGLLLFGIGALLFIPGATVGSFSAFLVCLFIIGCGLVFLETAANPYVTELGAKETATSRLNLSQSFNGLGGIFATLCIGQFLFNQTEEGGNVVVPYTILGILVLVIALVFSRVDLPEIRHVATAEDEAAGSNISKLFSHHKMFVFGLLALLSYEVAEISINSYFINFVTGMKWMDDRTASVALTCALAFFMVGRFLGSWIMRRIKATTMLLICAVGCVVCILLVLSNLGKLSLVALLCNYMFEAIMFPTIFSIALTGLGNLTKTASSLLMMTPIGGCGFLLMGLIADRTHFTLPFLVPLVGFVIVLAYATREYKLAKK from the coding sequence ATGAATATGTTAACAGAACAACAGACAGATACAAATCAGACAACCGACAGGAAATATCTTGTCCCGTTCATTCTCATTACGTCGCTCTTCTTTTTGTGGGGCTTCGCTCGTGCCATTCTGGATGTGCTCAACAAGCACTTCCAGAATGCTCTGCACATCAGTATTACTCATTCCGCCCTTATTCAGGTTACCACCTATCTGGGTTATTTCCTGATGGCAATACCTGCTGGCTTTTTTATCAACCGGTATGGTTATCGCCGTGGAGTAGTCTTCGGTCTGCTCCTCTTTGGTATTGGCGCTTTGCTCTTTATCCCGGGTGCTACGGTGGGCAGTTTCTCAGCATTCCTGGTCTGCCTTTTCATTATCGGGTGCGGTTTGGTGTTTCTGGAAACAGCCGCCAATCCCTATGTTACCGAACTGGGTGCCAAGGAAACAGCTACCAGCCGACTGAACTTATCGCAGTCGTTTAATGGATTGGGTGGCATTTTCGCCACACTTTGCATCGGTCAGTTCCTTTTCAACCAGACCGAAGAGGGCGGCAATGTGGTGGTGCCTTATACCATTCTGGGTATTCTGGTTTTGGTGATAGCTCTGGTCTTCTCACGTGTAGATTTACCGGAAATCAGACATGTGGCTACAGCAGAAGATGAGGCAGCCGGTTCTAATATCAGCAAACTCTTTTCCCATCACAAGATGTTTGTGTTTGGACTTCTGGCTTTGCTGAGCTATGAAGTGGCAGAGATTTCAATCAATTCCTACTTCATCAATTTCGTTACGGGCATGAAATGGATGGACGACCGCACAGCTTCCGTAGCCCTGACTTGTGCGCTGGCATTCTTTATGGTAGGCAGATTTCTCGGCTCCTGGATTATGCGCCGAATCAAGGCAACAACGATGTTGCTGATCTGCGCTGTGGGGTGTGTTGTCTGTATACTTTTAGTCCTGTCAAATCTGGGTAAGCTATCGCTGGTAGCCCTGCTTTGCAACTATATGTTCGAGGCCATCATGTTCCCTACCATCTTCAGTATCGCCCTTACGGGTTTGGGCAACCTTACCAAGACAGCCTCTTCGCTTCTGATGATGACGCCAATCGGAGGTTGCGGTTTCCTGTTGATGGGGCTCATCGCTGACCGTACTCATTTCACGCTTCCTTTCCTGGTACCGCTCGTAGGATTTGTCATCGTTCTGGCTTATGCGACTCGTGAATATAAACTTGCCAAGAAGTAA
- the rplQ gene encoding 50S ribosomal protein L17, which translates to MRHNKKFNHLGRTASHRNAMLANMASSLILSEHKRITTTLAKAKALKKYVEPLITRSKNDTTTSRRVVFRYLQNKYAVKALFGEVAEKVANRPGGYTRVIKLGTRQGDAAEIAFIELVDFDENMAKTQKAAKKTRRSRKATKAEEAPVAETEAPATEEAPKAE; encoded by the coding sequence ATGAGACATAATAAGAAATTCAACCATTTAGGTCGTACTGCTTCTCATCGTAACGCGATGTTGGCTAACATGGCTTCATCACTTATCTTGAGCGAGCACAAAAGAATCACTACGACCCTCGCAAAGGCAAAGGCTCTTAAGAAGTATGTTGAGCCATTGATTACTCGTTCTAAGAACGATACAACAACTTCACGTCGTGTAGTTTTCCGTTATCTTCAGAATAAGTATGCTGTTAAGGCTCTCTTCGGTGAGGTAGCTGAGAAGGTAGCTAACCGTCCAGGTGGTTACACTCGTGTAATCAAGTTGGGTACCCGTCAGGGTGATGCAGCTGAGATTGCTTTCATCGAGCTCGTTGACTTTGATGAGAATATGGCTAAGACTCAGAAGGCTGCTAAGAAGACTCGTCGTAGTCGTAAGGCAACAAAGGCTGAAGAGGCTCCTGTAGCTGAGACTGAGGCTCCTGCAACTGAGGAGGCTCCAAAGGCTGAATAA
- a CDS encoding glycine zipper family protein, producing MKKIMLFVACSSLLLSSCDTYTGSGAYAGATFGSILGSAIGGLSGGPRGSDMGTIIGMAGGAAVGAAIGSQADQKSQQQRESVYRDRSHRDHHSHQDGVYQQSSPVYSNDEIFDSTNSGDDRIYDFNDRDYTGSYSAQQPVATISSSTLEELGQNYAYSSSLEIMNARFVDSNEDNTLNRNETAKVIFEIRNNGAHTLYDVVPTVIETTGNKHIFISPRVHVESIAPGHVIRYTAMVKADNRLKNGTACFCVSVIQGGKTISKVNQFDIPTKSR from the coding sequence ATGAAAAAGATTATGCTTTTTGTAGCTTGCTCTTCTTTGCTGTTGAGTAGCTGCGATACTTATACAGGAAGTGGTGCTTATGCTGGTGCCACATTTGGTTCTATTCTTGGTTCTGCCATCGGTGGTTTGTCTGGTGGTCCTAGAGGTTCAGATATGGGTACTATTATTGGCATGGCTGGCGGTGCTGCCGTTGGAGCGGCAATTGGTAGTCAGGCTGACCAGAAATCCCAGCAGCAAAGAGAATCTGTTTATCGGGATAGATCACACCGTGATCATCATTCTCATCAGGATGGAGTTTATCAGCAATCTTCACCTGTTTATTCCAATGACGAAATCTTTGATTCAACTAATTCGGGGGATGATAGGATTTATGATTTCAATGATAGGGATTATACCGGAAGTTATAGTGCTCAGCAGCCTGTAGCTACTATTTCTAGTTCTACTCTGGAAGAACTTGGTCAGAATTATGCTTATTCATCCTCTTTGGAAATAATGAATGCTCGTTTTGTCGATTCAAATGAGGACAATACTTTGAATCGGAATGAAACAGCCAAAGTTATTTTTGAAATCCGAAATAACGGAGCTCACACGTTGTATGATGTAGTTCCAACCGTTATTGAGACTACCGGCAATAAGCATATTTTCATATCCCCAAGAGTTCATGTAGAAAGTATTGCTCCTGGCCATGTGATTCGATATACGGCAATGGTCAAGGCTGATAACCGTTTGAAGAATGGTACTGCTTGTTTCTGTGTCTCAGTGATACAAGGCGGTAAGACGATTTCCAAGGTTAATCAGTTTGATATTCCGACAAAATCCAGATAA
- a CDS encoding DUF5106 domain-containing protein has translation MARFIFLSCFMLVGALAPTKAQNSFPYPALPDSLRSVEQRATYLSEHYWDNFNFSDTLELANKEMAEQGFVNFIDILARFDQEIAQKGIAAFTAKAYQQKPSKEKFESLIEHYYENPESPMRNDRVYALFLEDMAKSPYFDVTEKERIEFKLKQARKNLPGTQATNISFMLEDGKTHQLSDYREKKVILYFYDPDCENCHKISAWLNKQTIPAGFSLLRIVADNRLSTIYGLKAMPTIYLLDKENKVILKDCTPEQLMEALRGNENRK, from the coding sequence ATGGCAAGATTCATATTCCTCAGTTGCTTCATGCTGGTTGGAGCCTTAGCCCCAACCAAGGCTCAGAACAGTTTCCCATACCCTGCTCTGCCAGACAGTCTGCGCAGCGTAGAGCAACGCGCAACATACCTGAGTGAGCACTATTGGGACAACTTCAACTTTTCCGATACCCTGGAACTGGCAAACAAGGAGATGGCAGAACAGGGCTTTGTCAACTTCATCGATATTCTGGCACGTTTCGACCAGGAAATAGCCCAGAAGGGTATTGCTGCCTTTACAGCCAAAGCTTACCAGCAGAAGCCATCTAAAGAGAAGTTTGAAAGCCTCATCGAGCATTATTATGAGAACCCTGAGTCGCCCATGCGCAACGACAGGGTATATGCCCTATTTCTGGAAGACATGGCTAAATCGCCATACTTCGATGTAACCGAGAAAGAAAGAATAGAATTTAAACTGAAACAGGCAAGAAAGAACTTGCCTGGCACACAGGCTACCAACATCAGTTTTATGCTGGAAGACGGCAAGACTCATCAGTTGAGCGATTACCGGGAAAAGAAGGTTATCTTATATTTCTACGATCCTGACTGCGAGAACTGCCACAAGATATCTGCATGGCTCAACAAACAGACAATACCAGCCGGCTTCAGTCTGCTCCGCATCGTAGCAGATAACCGCTTGAGCACGATTTACGGGCTCAAAGCCATGCCAACCATTTACCTGTTGGATAAAGAGAATAAGGTGATATTAAAAGACTGTACACCAGAACAGCTCATGGAAGCATTACGGGGAAATGAAAACAGAAAGTAA
- a CDS encoding DNA-directed RNA polymerase subunit alpha, producing MAILAFQKPDKVVMLEADNKFGKFEFRPLEPGFGVTIGNALRRILLSSLEGYAVNTIRIAGVEHEFSSVPGVKEDVTNIILNLKQVRFKQVVEEFENEKVSITVENSTEFKAGDIGKYLTGFEVLNPDLVICHLDAKASMQIDLTINKGRGYVPADENRQFCTDVNVLPIDSIYTPIRNVKYAVEPYRVEQKTDYDKLVLEITTDGSISPKDALKEAAKILIYHFMLFSDEKITLETQDQESNQEFDEEVLHMRQLLKTRLVDMNLSVRALNCLKAADVETLGDLVQFNKTDLLKFRNFGKKSLSELDDLLESLNLSFGTDISKYKLDKES from the coding sequence ATGGCGATATTAGCATTTCAAAAACCTGATAAAGTAGTAATGTTAGAGGCTGATAACAAGTTCGGAAAGTTTGAATTCCGTCCTTTGGAGCCTGGCTTCGGTGTTACCATTGGTAACGCCTTGCGCCGCATTCTCCTTTCATCATTGGAGGGTTATGCTGTTAACACGATCCGCATTGCGGGTGTTGAGCATGAGTTCTCTTCAGTTCCTGGTGTAAAGGAAGATGTTACTAACATTATCTTGAATCTCAAACAAGTTCGATTCAAGCAAGTAGTAGAAGAATTCGAGAATGAGAAAGTTAGTATCACCGTTGAGAATTCTACAGAATTCAAAGCAGGTGATATCGGTAAGTATCTGACTGGATTTGAAGTGTTAAACCCTGATTTGGTGATTTGTCATTTAGATGCCAAAGCTTCGATGCAGATCGATTTGACTATTAATAAGGGACGCGGTTATGTTCCTGCTGATGAGAATCGTCAATTCTGCACTGACGTTAACGTTCTCCCAATCGATTCCATCTACACCCCTATTCGTAATGTAAAGTACGCTGTAGAACCATATCGTGTTGAGCAAAAGACCGACTATGATAAGCTCGTACTTGAAATTACAACAGATGGTTCCATTAGTCCAAAGGATGCACTGAAAGAGGCTGCGAAGATCCTTATTTATCACTTCATGCTCTTCTCTGATGAGAAGATTACTCTTGAGACTCAGGATCAGGAGAGCAATCAGGAGTTTGATGAAGAGGTTCTTCATATGCGCCAGTTGCTTAAGACTCGTCTCGTAGACATGAATCTTAGTGTTCGTGCCCTCAACTGCTTGAAGGCAGCTGATGTTGAGACTCTTGGTGATTTGGTTCAGTTTAACAAGACTGACCTCTTGAAGTTCCGCAACTTTGGTAAGAAATCGCTCTCAGAGCTTGATGATTTGCTCGAGAGTCTGAATCTGTCTTTTGGAACTGATATTTCAAAGTATAAATTAGACAAGGAATCTTAA
- a CDS encoding PEP/pyruvate-binding domain-containing protein, with translation MENNIPQEWNKFYLKDVSFVNLMMRRIYNVLIVANPYDAFMLEDDGRIEEKIYNEYMELGLRYPPTFTQVSTTEEAAAVLRSTVIDLVICMPGNADNDAFDVARDIKGKFPNIHCVVLTPFSHGITKRMQNEDLSIFDYVFCWLGNTNLILSIIKLIEDKMNLEHDIQEAGVQMILLVEDSIRFYSSILPNLYNYILEQSKNFSQEALNRHAATMRMRGRPKVVLARTYEEAQKLYDKYSDNTLGVISDARFPLKSAAKAFGNEVMPEVKPKHRTDTFGREKCPDAGLQLFRYIRKNDPFVPLIIESSESENRAKAEAEGFRFVDKNSKKMSVDLRRLMEEHMGFGDFIFRDPETHEEIMRIHSLKELQDNIFNIPNDSMLYHISRNHMSRWLCARAIFPVSAFLKHVTWEKLQDVDAHRQIIFDAIVQYRHMKNIGVVAVFDRMKFDKYAHFARIGEGSLGGKGRGLAFLDNIIKRHPEFNQYENATVQIPKTVVLCTDIFDEFMMSNNLYPIALSDASDDEILKHFLHAQLPDSLIADFFTFFEATRSPIAIRSSSLLEDAHYQPFAGIYSTYMIPYLEDKYQMLQMLACAIKGVYASVFYRDSKAYMTATSNVIDQEKMAVILQQVVGKDYGTRFYPTMSGVLRSLNYYPIGDEEAEEGIASLALGLGKYIVDGGQTLRVCPYHPNQVLQTSETELALRDTQTQFYALDMKHVGNDFKVDDGFNILKLRVKDAVEDQSLTYIASTFDPYDQVINDGVYENGRKLITFSSVLQHGVMPLPEILQMSMKYGAGAMRRPVEIEFACNINNDRTCEFYLLQIRPIVDAKEMLDEDVKAIPDSDCLLRSHNSLGHGISEDVVDVVYVKYDDHFSAMNNFYVADDIERINRKFLADGKNYVLIGPGRWGSSDHYLGVPVKWPHISAARVIVEVALKNYNIDPSQGTHFFQNLTSFGVGYFTVDTNTGEGGFVNKEILDAMPAVEETQYVRHVRFEHPMRILMDGKKQEGAVLIPKE, from the coding sequence ATGGAAAATAATATACCTCAGGAGTGGAATAAATTCTACTTGAAAGACGTATCGTTTGTGAATCTGATGATGCGCCGTATCTACAATGTACTGATTGTAGCCAATCCTTACGATGCGTTCATGCTTGAAGATGATGGACGTATCGAAGAGAAGATATATAATGAATATATGGAGCTGGGTCTCCGCTATCCGCCAACCTTTACTCAAGTTTCTACTACCGAAGAGGCTGCTGCTGTGCTGCGTTCTACCGTCATTGATCTGGTGATTTGCATGCCTGGCAATGCTGATAATGATGCCTTCGACGTAGCGCGCGACATCAAGGGTAAGTTTCCCAATATCCATTGTGTTGTTCTTACGCCTTTCTCTCATGGTATTACCAAGCGTATGCAGAATGAAGACTTGAGTATCTTCGATTATGTCTTCTGCTGGCTTGGCAACACCAATCTTATTCTTTCTATCATCAAGCTGATAGAGGATAAGATGAATCTTGAACATGACATACAGGAAGCAGGCGTGCAGATGATTCTCCTGGTAGAAGATTCTATCCGTTTCTATAGTTCTATATTGCCTAATCTCTATAATTATATATTGGAGCAGAGCAAGAACTTTTCTCAGGAGGCTCTGAACCGGCATGCGGCTACCATGCGTATGCGTGGCCGTCCTAAGGTGGTCTTGGCTCGTACTTACGAGGAAGCCCAGAAACTATATGATAAGTATTCTGATAACACGTTGGGTGTAATCAGCGATGCACGTTTCCCGTTAAAGAGTGCTGCCAAAGCTTTTGGTAATGAGGTGATGCCTGAAGTAAAGCCTAAGCATCGTACGGATACTTTCGGTCGCGAGAAATGTCCTGATGCAGGTTTGCAACTCTTCCGTTATATTAGGAAGAACGATCCTTTCGTTCCGCTTATCATAGAAAGTTCTGAAAGTGAGAACCGTGCGAAGGCAGAGGCAGAAGGTTTCCGCTTTGTTGACAAGAACTCGAAGAAGATGAGCGTAGATCTTCGCCGTCTGATGGAAGAGCATATGGGCTTTGGCGATTTCATATTCCGTGATCCAGAGACTCATGAGGAGATTATGCGCATTCATAGTTTGAAGGAATTGCAGGATAACATCTTCAATATTCCTAACGATTCCATGCTCTATCATATCAGCCGCAACCATATGAGCCGTTGGCTTTGTGCTCGTGCCATCTTCCCTGTATCAGCTTTCCTGAAGCATGTTACCTGGGAGAAATTACAGGATGTAGATGCTCACCGACAGATTATCTTCGATGCCATCGTGCAGTATCGTCACATGAAAAACATCGGTGTAGTGGCTGTTTTCGACCGCATGAAGTTTGATAAGTATGCCCACTTTGCCCGTATCGGAGAAGGCTCCCTGGGCGGAAAGGGTAGAGGTCTTGCATTCCTGGACAACATCATCAAGCGCCATCCTGAGTTCAACCAGTATGAGAATGCCACCGTGCAGATTCCGAAGACCGTGGTGCTCTGTACCGATATCTTCGACGAGTTTATGATGAGCAACAATCTCTATCCGATAGCTTTGAGTGATGCTAGCGACGATGAGATTCTGAAGCACTTCCTGCATGCCCAGCTGCCCGATTCGCTGATAGCCGACTTCTTCACCTTCTTTGAGGCAACCAGGAGTCCTATCGCAATCCGTTCAAGTTCGCTGCTCGAAGATGCCCACTATCAGCCGTTTGCCGGTATTTATTCTACCTATATGATTCCGTATCTGGAAGATAAGTATCAGATGCTGCAGATGCTGGCCTGTGCCATCAAGGGTGTCTATGCTTCTGTGTTCTATCGCGACTCGAAGGCTTACATGACCGCAACGAGCAATGTCATCGATCAGGAAAAGATGGCTGTTATCTTGCAGCAGGTTGTGGGCAAAGACTATGGTACAAGGTTTTATCCTACCATGAGTGGTGTGCTCCGTTCGCTCAATTATTATCCGATAGGTGATGAAGAGGCTGAAGAGGGTATAGCCAGTCTTGCCTTGGGCTTGGGTAAATATATCGTAGATGGAGGTCAGACCCTTCGTGTTTGTCCTTACCATCCGAATCAGGTGCTCCAGACATCGGAAACCGAACTGGCTCTGCGCGACACCCAGACCCAGTTCTATGCGCTGGATATGAAGCATGTGGGCAATGATTTCAAGGTAGACGATGGCTTTAATATTCTTAAACTTCGGGTGAAGGATGCCGTAGAAGACCAGAGCCTTACCTATATCGCATCTACTTTCGATCCATACGATCAGGTCATCAATGATGGAGTCTATGAGAATGGCCGTAAACTGATAACCTTCTCAAGTGTGCTCCAGCATGGAGTGATGCCTTTGCCAGAGATTCTGCAGATGTCGATGAAGTATGGAGCAGGGGCTATGCGCAGACCAGTGGAGATAGAGTTTGCCTGCAATATCAATAATGACAGGACTTGCGAATTCTATCTTCTTCAGATTCGTCCTATCGTTGATGCCAAGGAGATGCTTGATGAAGATGTGAAGGCTATCCCTGATTCCGACTGCCTGTTGCGTTCGCACAATTCGCTGGGTCATGGCATCAGCGAAGATGTGGTTGATGTGGTTTATGTGAAGTATGATGACCACTTCTCTGCGATGAATAATTTTTATGTAGCCGATGATATAGAACGAATCAACCGTAAGTTCCTTGCTGACGGCAAGAACTATGTGCTGATAGGTCCTGGCCGTTGGGGCTCCAGCGACCATTATCTGGGTGTACCTGTAAAGTGGCCGCATATCAGCGCTGCCCGGGTTATCGTAGAGGTGGCTCTGAAGAATTACAATATCGATCCTAGTCAGGGTACTCACTTCTTCCAGAACCTCACCTCTTTTGGCGTGGGATATTTTACAGTAGATACAAATACCGGTGAAGGCGGCTTTGTAAATAAGGAAATCCTGGATGCTATGCCGGCTGTAGAGGAGACGCAATATGTCCGTCATGTACGCTTTGAGCACCCGATGAGAATTCTGATGGATGGAAAGAAGCAGGAGGGAGCCGTCTTGATTCCGAAGGAATGA
- a CDS encoding class II fructose-bisphosphate aldolase, giving the protein MAVDYKKIGLVNTKDMFARAIKGGWAVPAFNFNNLEQLQAIIQASSNLKSPVILQVSKGARKYANPTLLRYMAEGAVEYAKELGCNHPEIVLHLDHGDSFETCKDCVDFGFSSVMIDGSALPYEENIALTKKVVDYAHQFGVTVEGELGVLAGVEDDVVAEESHYTKPEEVVDFATRTGVDSLAISIGTSHGAYKFKPEQCTRDPKTGHLVPPPLAFDVLAAVEEQLPGFPIVLHGSSSVPQEYVEIINKFGGKLPDAVGIPEEQLTKASESAVCKINIDSDSRLAFTAGVRETLALHPEYFDPRQYCGKAREYMVDLYSHKIKDVLHSDNKLANLD; this is encoded by the coding sequence ATGGCAGTAGATTACAAGAAAATCGGTCTTGTGAACACTAAGGACATGTTCGCAAGAGCTATCAAGGGCGGTTGGGCCGTTCCTGCTTTCAACTTCAATAACTTGGAGCAGCTCCAGGCTATCATCCAGGCTTCTTCAAACTTGAAGTCACCAGTTATCCTTCAGGTATCTAAGGGTGCTCGTAAGTATGCTAACCCTACATTGCTCCGCTACATGGCAGAGGGTGCTGTAGAGTATGCAAAGGAGTTGGGTTGCAACCATCCTGAGATCGTTCTTCACCTCGATCACGGTGATAGCTTCGAGACATGTAAAGACTGTGTAGATTTCGGTTTCTCTTCTGTAATGATCGATGGTTCTGCACTTCCATACGAGGAGAACATTGCCTTGACAAAGAAGGTTGTTGATTACGCTCATCAGTTCGGTGTAACTGTAGAGGGTGAGCTCGGTGTCCTCGCTGGTGTTGAGGATGACGTAGTAGCTGAGGAGTCTCACTATACAAAGCCTGAGGAGGTTGTAGATTTCGCTACACGTACAGGTGTTGATTCATTGGCTATCTCTATCGGTACTTCTCACGGTGCTTACAAGTTCAAGCCAGAGCAGTGCACACGTGACCCTAAGACTGGTCACCTCGTTCCTCCTCCATTGGCATTCGACGTATTGGCAGCAGTTGAGGAGCAGCTTCCTGGTTTCCCTATCGTTCTCCACGGTTCTTCTTCAGTTCCTCAGGAGTATGTTGAGATCATCAACAAGTTCGGTGGTAAGTTGCCAGACGCAGTTGGTATCCCAGAGGAGCAGTTGACTAAGGCTTCTGAGAGCGCTGTTTGCAAGATCAACATCGACTCTGACTCTCGTCTTGCTTTCACAGCAGGTGTTCGTGAGACATTGGCTCTTCACCCAGAGTACTTCGACCCACGTCAGTACTGCGGTAAGGCTCGTGAGTACATGGTTGACCTCTATAGCCACAAGATCAAGGATGTTCTTCATTCTGATAACAAGTTGGCTAACCTCGACTAA
- a CDS encoding lipoprotein: MKKLYIDIRFAKCILALTAGWLMAGCSAEDELGNGSATQQLSMTPMINDLQTTRVKEEENLHEKTLSSLDFKMFGPSSSERRIDSLFDAPAENKAEELGSGNWKESLNLQSGQSYAFYAAANASQSLQGKSLDELQKATQKDDDIWMPYSTDNSKKLFLMSSHGSYKITEKAEQNIPVELVRAAAKIKLNISSTVKDYHISDVQWKLINYNTNTTIFAGDQTATPTIISDNNTWSPAASAEDEKGNKVFTVTTYSYSTKWETQETMPQIVAKVNFKYKDNSKPDIPKELKIPVRDPQGDKELDRNYIYTVNAVIKYLDTKTDIDYDDDLGYLKWQITKWTQGEETYVKGDKASFLVVYPTQLDLKEPMDWGTDNWCIDWFASCPIFQQPEKEGYYFDKYGKKIVDNNLAGQINSQSDKSVGDDNRGKIDIHGNKPEYTISYINFLVKTNDGSKSQKVNVRKYPAIYSLNVESTGTLNQWQNKRLYTIQHSVTKSSNTYSVAKPSDKNDNTVSPAFIIASTINSRLQSIGSNDEAKKYCEQYKEKAKTRKGEDLDLSGWRLPTKEEVKKIISLQSGNNAIPDDLLQGESYWTFDGDKSEEQSNANYKGAYVRCVHDLTPDEIEKIEDQGIE, from the coding sequence ATGAAGAAGTTATATATAGACATAAGATTCGCAAAATGCATCTTGGCTCTTACGGCAGGATGGCTCATGGCAGGATGCTCAGCTGAAGACGAACTGGGAAACGGTTCGGCTACACAACAGTTGAGCATGACTCCCATGATCAACGACCTGCAGACCACAAGAGTGAAGGAAGAAGAGAATCTTCATGAAAAAACTCTGTCTTCTCTTGACTTTAAGATGTTCGGACCGTCATCCAGCGAACGCAGAATAGACAGTCTGTTCGACGCCCCTGCAGAGAACAAAGCAGAGGAACTGGGTTCGGGCAACTGGAAGGAGAGCCTGAACCTCCAATCAGGTCAAAGTTATGCATTCTATGCAGCAGCCAACGCCAGTCAGAGCCTGCAAGGCAAAAGCCTGGATGAACTTCAGAAAGCTACCCAGAAGGATGATGATATTTGGATGCCTTACTCTACAGACAACAGCAAGAAGCTGTTTCTGATGAGCAGTCATGGTTCATACAAGATTACAGAAAAGGCAGAACAGAATATCCCGGTAGAACTGGTAAGAGCGGCTGCCAAAATCAAGCTGAACATCTCTTCTACGGTGAAGGATTACCATATTTCTGACGTTCAGTGGAAACTCATCAACTACAATACCAATACTACCATCTTTGCTGGTGATCAAACCGCAACTCCAACTATCATATCAGACAACAATACCTGGAGCCCGGCAGCATCTGCAGAAGATGAGAAGGGGAATAAGGTCTTCACGGTAACCACCTACAGTTATTCCACCAAATGGGAAACTCAGGAAACAATGCCACAGATTGTAGCAAAGGTCAACTTTAAATATAAGGACAACTCTAAACCTGATATTCCGAAGGAATTGAAGATACCGGTTCGTGACCCTCAGGGTGACAAGGAGTTAGACCGCAACTATATCTATACCGTCAATGCCGTCATCAAGTATCTGGATACCAAAACAGATATTGATTACGATGACGACCTTGGTTATCTCAAGTGGCAAATTACGAAATGGACGCAAGGAGAAGAAACTTATGTGAAGGGAGATAAAGCCAGTTTCCTCGTGGTATATCCTACCCAACTGGACCTCAAGGAACCGATGGATTGGGGAACAGATAACTGGTGCATCGACTGGTTTGCATCCTGCCCTATCTTTCAGCAACCAGAAAAGGAAGGATATTACTTTGATAAATATGGTAAAAAGATAGTGGATAACAACCTGGCTGGTCAGATCAACAGCCAGTCTGACAAAAGCGTTGGTGACGATAACCGAGGAAAGATAGATATTCATGGTAACAAACCAGAATATACCATCAGCTACATCAACTTCCTCGTAAAGACTAACGACGGCTCCAAATCTCAGAAAGTGAATGTAAGGAAGTACCCTGCCATCTATTCACTCAATGTAGAAAGTACGGGTACTTTGAATCAATGGCAAAATAAACGCCTATACACGATTCAACACTCAGTGACAAAGAGTAGTAACACCTATAGCGTGGCAAAGCCATCAGATAAAAATGACAATACGGTATCACCTGCTTTCATCATTGCCTCAACCATCAATAGTAGGTTGCAATCAATAGGCAGCAACGACGAAGCCAAGAAATACTGTGAACAGTACAAAGAAAAGGCTAAGACAAGGAAAGGCGAGGACCTTGATCTAAGCGGTTGGCGTTTGCCTACAAAAGAAGAGGTTAAAAAAATTATTAGTTTACAATCAGGCAATAACGCTATTCCTGATGATCTGTTACAAGGTGAATCCTACTGGACATTCGATGGCGATAAGTCTGAAGAACAAAGTAACGCTAATTACAAGGGAGCCTATGTTCGTTGCGTACATGACTTGACACCAGATGAAATCGAGAAAATAGAGGATCAAGGTATAGAATAA